Proteins found in one Strix uralensis isolate ZFMK-TIS-50842 chromosome 21, bStrUra1, whole genome shotgun sequence genomic segment:
- the TLR4 gene encoding LOW QUALITY PROTEIN: toll-like receptor 4 (The sequence of the model RefSeq protein was modified relative to this genomic sequence to represent the inferred CDS: deleted 1 base in 1 codon), which translates to MPGLLKMPRRGALPLWTLVVLLQLALAPSQLAGCLLNPCLEVIANKTFRCTGLNISGVPAEVPNTTQNLDLSFSNLKSLGSNYFSPVPELQLLDLTRCHLHTIEDNSFKDLPNLSTLILTANSLQYLGTAAFYGLTSLKKLVLVETNLTSLTDLPIGHLHTLQELNLGQNNIASLKLPKYFSNLTSLRHLSFISNKITYISKGDLDALREVNRLNLTLVLSLNNIKYIEPGSFAKIHLGELVLRSSFEDFNGMSTSLQGLTGLHVNRLIVGEFSDRQRRVDFQSRLLSGLCHVQMQEFVLISFREFEDNTDTLFNCIGNISSIRLVDLQLENVSEVPLLSQVKQLECKKCKFKEVPAVKLSLFKELRVLRITKSKHLNTFQQEFWGLSNLEVIDLSENRLSFTSCCSPKFHACPNLKHLNLSFNSDISVTGDFINVKNLLYLDLQHTKLFGPGSYPVFLSLQKLIYLDISYTRTHVKSQCTFCGLNSLKVLKMAGNSFENNKLANNFKNLSHLHTLDISSCKLVQVDQSTFDALSELKELNISNNKLLIFDPVVYKPLQALRALDFSNNQLSVLLDSALEMLPDSLVLLDISQNLFECSCVNLNFLKWIKEKQELLQNKELMICHTPAYMKNVNLSSFYLSSCQLKVSTVTSSVIMLLAAAVFLFLIYKYYFQLYYSLVLLSGCKHSAERGDTYDAFVIHSSKDQEWVMRELVEPLEGGTPPFQLCLYYRDFLPGVPIVTNIIQEGFLSSRNVIAVISTDFLESKWCSFEFDIAQSWQLVEGKAGIIMIVLEEVNKALLRQRLGLSRYLRRNTYLEWKNKEISRHIFWRQLTGVLLEGRKQNYKDVELMSEVKERSLLSCLPSWPWLMAGAQKLVLL; encoded by the exons ATGCCTGGCCTCCTGAAGATGCCCAGGAGAGGAGCTCTTCCCCTGTGGACACTCgtggtgctgctgcagctggcgCTTGCCCCATCACAGCTGGCAGGCTGCCTCCTCAATCCCTGTTTGGAG GTCATCGCTAACAAAACTTTCAGATGCACGGGACTGAACATCTCTGGAGTTCCTGCTGAAGTCCCAAACACCACCCAGAACTTGGATCTCAGTTTCAGCAATCTGAAATCACTGGGGTCAAATTATTTTTCACCAGTTCCTGAACTGCAGCTTCTAGATCTTACAAG GTGCCACCTCCATACAATAGAAGATAACTCCTTTAAGGATCTTCCTAACCTTTCCACCTTAATTTTAACTGCCAATTCCCTCCAGTACCTGGGGACAGCAGCCTTCTATGGCTTAACATCTCTGAAAAAACTAGTACTGGTGGAAACTAACCTAACCTCTCTGACTGACCTACCCATTGGACACTTGCATACCCTGCAGGAGCTGAATTTGGGCCAAAACAACATTGCTTCATTGAAGCTTCCCAAGTATTTCAGCAACCTGACCTCTCTCAGGCACCTGAGCTTTATCTCTAACAAGATCACATATATCTCCAAAGGAGACCTTGATGCCTTGAGGGAGGTGAACAGGCTCAACCTCACGCTGGTGCTTTCCttgaataatataaaatatatagagcCAGGGTCCTTTGCAAAGATTCACCTTGGTGAGCTGGTTCTAAGGTCCTCTTTTGAGGACTTCAATGGGATGAGCACTTCTCTTCAAGGCCTGACTGGTTTACACGTCAACAGACTAATAGTTGGAGAATTCAGCGACCGTCAGAGACGGGTAGACTTTCAGAGTAGACTTTTGAGTGGACTGTGTCACGTACAAATGCAAGAGTTTGTTTTAATCTCTTTCAGGGAATTTGAGGATAACACAGACACTCTTTTTAACTGCATAGGCAACATCTCCAGTATTCGGTTAGTGGACCTCCAACTTGAAAACGTGTCAGAGGTCCCTCTGTTGTCTCAAGTGAAACAGCTGGAATGTAAGAAATGCAAGTTTAAGGAAGTGCCTGCCGTGAAGCTGTCTCTTTTCAAGGAACTGAGAGTACTTCGTATTACCAAGAGCAAACACCTCAATACCTTCCAGCAGGAATTTTGGGGTCTAAGTAACCTGGAGGTCATAGATTTGAGTGAGAATCGCCTCTCCTTCACTAGCTGCTGTTCCCCTAAGTTTCACGCATGTCCAAATTTGAAACACTTGAACCTAAGCTTCAATTCTGACATCAGCGTGACAGGAGATTTCATTAATGTGAAGAATTTGTTATATTTGGACCTTCAGCACACAAAGTTATTTGGTCCTGGATCCTATCCTGTCTTTCTATCCCTTCAGAAACTCATTTACCTCGATATTTCCTATACCAGAACTCATGTTAAATCCCAGTGTACATTTTGTGGCTTGAACTCTTTGAAAGTGCTCAAGATGGCAGGCAACTCCTTTGAGAACAATAAATTGGCCAACAACTTCAAAAACCTAAGTCACCTCCACACCTTGGATATTTCAAGTTGCAAATTAGTACAGGTGGATCAAAGTACATTTGATGCCCTCTCTGAACTAAAAGAGCTAAACATCAGCAACAATAAGCTACTGATCTTTGATCCTGTAGTCTACAAGCCACTCCAAGCCCTCAGAGCCCTGGATTTCAGCAACAACCAGCTGAGTGTTCTGTTGGACTCAGCCCTAGAAATGCTGCCTGATAGTCTGGTCTTGTTAGACATCTCTCAAAACCTGTTTGAATGCTCTTGTGTAAACCTGAACTTTCTGAAATGGATCAAGGAAAAGCAGGAGCTGTTGCAGAACAAGGAGTTGATGATATGCCACACGCCTGCATACATGAAGAACGTGAACCTGTCAAGCTTCTATTTGTCCTCCTGCCAACTCAAGGTAAGCACAGTGACATCCTCAGTGATCATGTTGCTCGCTGCAGCAGTGTTCCTCTTCCTGATTTACAAGTACTACTTCCAGCTATACTACTCACTGGTGCTGCTCAGTGGGTGTAAACACTCTGCAGAAAGAGGTGACACCTATGATGCATTTGTTATCCACTCCAGTAAAGACCAAGAATGGGTGATGAGAGAGCTGGTGGAACCCTTAGAAGGAGGAACACCTCCCTTCCAGCTTTGTCTTTACTACAGGGATTTCCTACCAGGGGTACCCATTGTCACCAATATCATCCAAGAAGGTTTTCTGAGTAGCAGAAATGTCATCGCAGTCATCTCTACTGACTTTCTGGAAAGTAAGTGGTGTAGCTTTGAGTTTGACATTGCCCAGTCCTGGCAGCTTGTAGAAGGAAAAGCTGGAATCATCATGATTGTACTAGAAGAAGTGAATAAGGCCTTGCTGAGGCAGAGGCTGGGGCTGTCCCGATACCTGAGGAGGAATACCTATCTGGAGtggaaaaacaaggaaataagCAGACACATCTTCTGGAGGCAGCTGACAGGAGTCCTGCTAGaaggcaga aaacagaattacaaaGACGTAGAGCTAATGAGTGAAGTGAAAGAGAGATCACTTCTCTCCTGTCTCCCATCCTGGCCTTGGCTGATGGCTGGTGCTCAGAAGTTGGTTCTTCTGTGA